In a genomic window of Malassezia japonica chromosome 4, complete sequence:
- the TAP42 gene encoding Type 2A phosphatase-associated protein 42 (BUSCO:EOG092648LP; COG:T; EggNog:ENOG503NYBK), whose amino-acid sequence MSGSLTGRLDEACRRAAEPAGDNAERALRVLAEVARDADALSVISENEPLREIQTRSLRVLFIPSVQAELEQSMRVTEGDRMQKRRAQVEASAGAARLFFEMTARHRAVPEAVLVMVRSQASEQKEQQLAPAERRHLKMQLYKMQKELERLLDAFRTEYRAKAHKKNPALPVPPAISDVFYDLLIVPGDTDEDEDEDEESAPSGTYEARPPKTLRDYLLMLLVLHAVRTANTMSSAQQELELLKNAPPLSEAPVPRSDDDTWRLDSRWFSGRNGGPLLGEGGKPLRPFVITGSQGQGPSAPGDRRSQLQAQVFQPSHRLPTMSIDEYLAEEERRGNILRDGGPAQAAQATPREQRAEIAEMDGTREAEEAEEAARKEAIEWDAFTESNKRGAGNTINRG is encoded by the coding sequence ATGTCGGGATCGCTCACGGGCCGTctggacgaggcgtgccgccgagccgccgagccggccGGCGACAatgcggagcgtgcgctgcgcgtccttgccgaggtcgcgcgtGATGCGGATGCGCTTTCTGTGATTAGCGAAAATGAGCCACTCCGCGAAATTCAGACGCGTTCGCTGCGTGTGCTCTTCATTCCCAGTGTGCAGGCGGAGCTGGAGCAGTCGATGCGCGTCACCGAGGGCGACCGCATGCagaagcggcgcgcccaggtcgaggcgagcgcgggtgcggcgcgcctctttttcGAGATgacggcgcgccaccgcgcggtgcccgaggcggtgctcgtCATGGTGCGCAGCCAGGCGTCGGAGCAGAaggagcagcagctcgcgccagccgagcgccgccaccTCAAGATGCAGCTGTACAAGATGCAAaaagagctcgagcgcttgCTCGATGCGTTCCGCACCGAGTACCGTGCCAAGGCGCACAAAAAGAACCCCGCACTGCCCGTACCGCCGGCCATTAGCGACGTGTTCTACGACCTGCTCATTGTCCCGGGCGAcacggacgaggacgaggacgaggacgaagagtctgcgccgagcggaaCGTACGAAGCGCGGCCGCCCAAAACGCTACGCGACTATTTGCTGATGCTGCTTGTGCTGCACGCCGTACGCACGGCCAATACCATGAGCTccgcgcagcaggagctcgagctaCTGAAaaatgcgccgccgctgagcgaggcgcctgtgccgcgCTCGGATGACGATACGTGGCGCCTCGACTCGCGCTGGTTCTCGGGCCGCAACGGCGggccgctgctcggcgaagGCGGCAAGCCCCTGCGTCCGTTTGTGATTACCGGCAGCCAGGGCCAGGGGccaagcgcgccgggcgaccgccgcagccagctgcaggcgcaAGTCTTCCAGCCGTCGCACCGTCTGCCGACCATGTCCATCGACGAGTATCTCGCGGAagaggagcggcgcggcaatattctgcgcgacggcgggcCTGCGCAGGCTGCCCaagcgacgccgcgcgagcagcgcgccgaaaTCGCCGAGATGGACGGCACACGCGAGGCcgaagaggccgaggaggccgCGCGAAAAGAGGCGATCGAGTGGGATGCTTTTACCGAGAGCAACAAGCGGGGTGCCGGGAATACGATCAATAGAGGCTAG